Proteins from a genomic interval of Rosa chinensis cultivar Old Blush chromosome 2, RchiOBHm-V2, whole genome shotgun sequence:
- the LOC112189951 gene encoding cystinosin homolog has protein sequence MTSWNSTPMEVTYEVLGWIAFVSWSISFYPQVISNFRRKSVVGLNFDFVVLNLTKHSSYLIYNATLYFSSAVQKQYFHKYGSKQMIPVAANDVAFSTHAVLLTALTLIQIAVYERGNQKLSKISIGIVVAVWLGGAVCFFIALSNHSWLWLISVFNLIQVCMTVIKYIPQAIMNFMRKSTDGFSIGNILLDFTGGLTSYAQMAVQSIDQHSWVNFYGNIGKTLLSLVSIFFDLLFMCQHFLLYPAKKAQQIPPNSSTSEERTWPIGKSPDHHYPAPPGNV, from the exons ATGACGTCGTGGAATTCAACTCCGATGGAAGTGACATACGAAGTTCTGGGATGGATAGCTTTCGTGTCTTGGTCCATCAGCTTCTACCCTCAAGTCATTTCGAATTTCCGGAGGAAAAG TGTTGTGGGGTTGAACTTCGATTTCGTGGTACTGAATTtgacaaagcattcttcatatCTGATCTACAATGCGACTCTCTACTTTAGCTCTGCAGTTCAGAAGCAGTACTTCCACAAGTATGGCTCCAAACAG ATGATACCTGTGGCAGCGAATGATGTTGCATTCTCTACTCATGCTGTTTTATTGACCGCGCTGACCCTGATTCAAATTGCAGTCTATGAA CGTGGAAATCAGAAGCTGTCGAAAATTTCCATTGGAATCGTTGTTGCTGTGTGGCTAGGTGGGGCGGTTTGCTTTTTCATAGCTTTGTCAAACCATTCTTGGCTTTGGCTCATTTCCGTTTTCAA CCTAATTCAAGTATGTATGACAGTCATCAAATACATTCCCCAG GCAATCATGAACTTCATGCGGAAGAGCACAGATGGGTTCAGCATTGGCAATATTTTACTTGACTTTACCGGAGGCCTCACAAGTTATGCACAAATGGCTGTGCAGTCTATAGATCAAC ATTCTTGGGTGAACTTCTACGGAAATATAGGGAAGACACTTCTCTCTTTG GTCTCGATATTCTTCGACCTTCTATTCATGTGTCAACATTTCCTGCTGTATCCTGCCAAGAAAGCACAGCAGATACCCCCCAACAGCAGTACCAGTGAGGAAAGAACCTGGCCTATTGGCAAATCTCCTGATCATCATTACCCAGCACCTCCGGGGAATGTATGA